The Erwinia billingiae Eb661 nucleotide sequence ATGCCAACGTAGTGAAGTTCCTGCTGACTCAGAAGTAATTCACGTCAGTCTGCAACGCCGGCGTAATGCCGGCGTTGTTGTTTTCAACTGCCGGCTCTGGTTTCTCCACGGAATAAACATGTTGAAAAGATCCTGATTAAAAGACAGAGATCCTGTGCGATCGGCAAAGGCAATAATTAATATCCACATATAATTCATTCCGTGAAACCTGAAGTTATTCCTGGCGAATAAATTTAACTTATTGAAAACAGGTTTTTTTTGTTTTTGTGTCGGCATTTTATTCTACGTATGAAAAACCGGGATCATTTTTACGCACAAACTTATCCACAGCTTATTACTGCGTCACCTCCCGCAAAATCAACAGCCAAATGAAGTTTATCCGTCAGGTTATTTCAACTTTCGTCCTCAGCTGTGGCATCCTTACCGCATTGAAAAAACCAACGAAGAACGTGACGACTTATGGCACAAATTGCAGAAAACCCGCTGATTCTGGTAGATGGCTCTTCTTACCTCTATCGCGCATACCACGCGTTCCCTCCGCTGACCAACAGCGCAGGAAAACCTACCGGCGCGATGTACGGTGTGCTGAATATGTTGCGCAGCCTGCTGCTGCAATATAAGCCCAGCCATGTAGCCGTGGTTTTTGATGCCAAAGGCAAAACCTTCCGCGATGAGCTTTTCGAAGCCTATAAATCCCACCGCCCACCGATGCCGGACGACCTGCGAGCGCAGATCGAGCCCTTGCATAATATGGTCAGAGCGATGGGCTTGCCTCTACTGGCCGTCAGTGGCGTGGAAGCCGATGACGTCATCGGTACGCTGGCGCTGGAAGCCGGTAAAAAAGGCAAGCCGGTATTAATCAGCACTGGCGATAAAGATATGGCGCAGCTGGTAACGCCAGATATCACCCTTATCAACACCATGAACAATGCGATCCTCGGCCCTGACGAAGTGGTGGAGAAATATGGCATTCCGCCTGAATTAATCATCGACTTCCTCGCGCTGATGGGCGACGCATCCGATAACATTCCCGGCGTACCGGGCGTGGGCGAGAAAACGGCTCAGGCGCTGCTGCAGGGGCTGGGCGGAATTAAAGATATCTATGCCAACCTGGATAAGGTCGCTGACCTGACGTTCCGTGGGGCAAAAACCATGGCCACCAAGCTGGAGCAAAATAAAGAGATGGCGCTGCTCTCTTACCAGCTGGCGACCATTAAAACGGATGTGGAATTAGATCTGACCAGTGAACAGCTGACGGTGAATGAGCCGGCGGTGGAAGAGTTACTGGGCCTGTTCCGCGAATATGAGTTCAAACGCTGGATCACCGACCTGGAAGAAGGAAAGTGGCTACAGGGTAAAAAGAGTCATCCTGCCGCGCAGAAAGCGCTGGTTGAACAGGTTGAAGAACAGGTCGAAACCACCAGTACGCTCTCTGCCGAAGGCTATGTCACTATTCTGGATGAAGAGACCTTCGAAAGCTGGCTGAAGCAACTCAAGACCAGTTCACTGTTTGCGTTCGATCTGGAAACCGACTCGCTGGATACGCTGAGCGCCAATATCGTGGGGATTTCCTTCGCCATTGAGCCAGGCAAAGCCGCCTATCTTCCCGTGGCGCATGATTATCTGGATGCGCCAGCCCAGCTGGATCGCAACAGCGTGCTGGAGCGCCTCAAGCCGCTGCTGGAAGATCCGGCGTTGCTGAAGGTGGGTCAGAACCTGAAATACGATCGCGGCGTGCTGAAGAACTACGACATCGAATTACAGGGCATCAAGTTCGACACCATGCTGGAGTCGTACGCGCTGAGCAGCGTGGGGAGCCGTCATGATATGGATACGCTCTCATCACGCTGGCTGAACCATAAAACGGTCTCCTTTGAGGAGATTGCCGGCAAAGGCAAAAAGCAGCTGACCTTTAACCAGATCGATCTGGAACAGGCCGCGCATTATGCTGCCGAAGATGCCGACGTAACGCTCCAGCTCCACCTGAAGATGTGGCCAGAACTGGAGAAAGAGCAGGGGCCGAAGGAGGTGTTCGAAAACATCGAAATGCCGCTGCTGACGGTGATCTCGCGCATTGAGCGTAATGGGGTGTTGATCGATCAGGGGATTCTGGCCGCCCATTCGAAAGAGCTGACCATTCGTCTGGCAGAGCTAGAGCAAAAAGCCCATGAACTGGCGGGTGAGCCGTTTAACCTCTCTTCGCCAAAGCAGCTGCAGACCATTCTCTTTGAGAAGCAGGGCATCAAGCCAACCAAGAAAACGCCTGGCGGCGCGCCGTCTACCAGTGAGGAAGTCCTTGCTGAGCTGGCGCTGGATTATCCTTTGCCGAAGGTGATCCTGGAGAACCGTGGCTTAGCCAAGCTGAAGTCGACCTACACTGACAAGCTGCCGTTGATGATTAATCCTATCACCGGACGCGTGCACACCTCTTATCATCAGGCGGTCACGGCCACCGGCCGACTCTCTTCTACCGATCCCAACCTGCAGAACATTCCGGTGAGAAACGAAGAAGGTCGCCGCATTCGTCAGGCTTTCATTGCTTCCAAAGGCCATAAGATTGTTGCCGCTGACTATTCTCAAATTGAGCTGCGCATTATGGCTCACCTGTCACAGGATAAGGGCTTGTTAAGCGCCTTTGCTGAAGGCATGGATATACACCGTGCGACGGCTGCCGAAGTCTTTGGCATGGCACTGGATAAAGTCACCGGCGAACAGCGACGCAGCGCGAAAGCGATCAACTTTGGCCTGATATATGGCATGAGCGCCTTTGGCCTCTCCCGTCAGCTGAATATTGGTGCAGGTGAAGCGAAGAAGTATATGGATCTGTACTTTGAACGCTATCCTGGCGTGTTGGAATATATGGAAAGCACCCGCCAGCAGGCCGCTGAAAAAGGCTATGTCTCAACGCTGGATGGCCGACGTCTCTATTTGCCGGATATCAATGCCAGTAATGCAATGCGCCGTAAGGCGGCCGAACGCGCAGCAATCAATGCGCCAATGCAGGGCACGGCGGCTGACATTATCAAAAAGGCGATGATTGCGGTCGATGGTTGGTTAACGCCGCAGTCAGCACCGGACGTGAAAATGATCATGCAGGTACACGATGAACTGGTCTTCGAAGTGAAAACCTCTGAAGTGGAGGCGGCCACGGCGAAAATTCGCGATCTGATGGAAAACAGCATGAAACTCGACGTTCCTCTGCAGGTGGATGTCGGCGTTGGCGATAACTGGGAACAGGCGCACTAATTTTCCGGATGCCCACGGATGAGACTGATTTTATAGCAAATTCAGTCTCATTTTTTATCCATAAGAAAATGCTTTAGTTCCGCTGTACGCCTGAACCTTTGGGCCAACCACCGTTCAGAATTTCACCTAAGCAGTTATCCTGGAAGCATTTTTTTTGTAATTAAGCTACAGGCAAGGGCGGTTTCTGTGACCTGAGTTGGATAACACCCGGTGTTTTCTGAAAATTAACTACAAAAAACCCTTTTGAGGGCCGAAAAAATCCTGTAGAGTTTCAGTTGTAGGGTACAGAGGTAAGATGTTCTATCTTTCAAACCTTTTACTTCACGTAATCGGATTTGGCTGAATATTTTAGCCGCCCCAGTCGTTATGACTGGGGCGTTTTTTATTGGGCGCTATCTGGCCCCAGGGCGAGAATCTTACTCTGCAGGCGCTTCTTGTTCTTCGTCTTCTACTGCTGGCGGAAGTTCGCTAAACCACGTATTTAACTGATCGCTCAGTTTATCAACGCCAATTTTCTTCAGTGAAGAGAACATCTCTACCCGAACATCCCCAATGAACCCTTTGGCTGTTTCACGCACTGCATTCAGCTGCGCTTTGCGTGCGCCAGAAGCCAGTTTGTCGGCCTTGGTCAACAGCACCAGCACCTGAATGCCGCTCTGCACTGCCCACAGGATCATCTGCTGATCCAGGTCCTTCAGCGGATGGCGGATATCCATCAGCACCACCAGGCCCTTCAGACACTGACGATCGCGCAGATATTCTGCCAGCGCTCTCTGCCACTTCAGCTTCATCTCTTCCGGTACTTCTGCATAACCATAGCCCGGTAAGTCGACCAGACGATAGCCTTCAGCAACCTGGAAAAGGTTGATCAGCTGGGTACGGCCTGGGGTTTTACTGGTACGTGCCAGGCTTTTTTGATTGGTCAGCGTATTCAGTGCGCTGGATTTGCCCGCGTTGGAACGACCGGCAAAAGCCACTTCAAGTCCGGTATCGGCTGGAAGGTGACGAATGTCAGGGGCACTGGTGACAAAATGGGTAACGTGATAATTCCAGCCAGACAAAATAAAAACTCCAGATAATAAGGTCAATTGCGCAGAGTATACCCTGTATAGAATGAAAGCGCCCAACCGACCTTTTTACGGCCGGGATTTTGTAGGAGATTGGCTATTAGATTTGCCAGAAGTTTCCTCTTTTTCACGCTAAATAAAACTAATAAAACATTTAATAACAATCTGTTATATAAACTTATGACTTTCCGAAAAGAATTTTGTTGTGGCACCTCCCTTGTCAGTTTGACCATTTAGTCTAAAGTAATTGGCAGAACCCGGACGGTTCTCTTCAGGATGATGTGCTCATGGGCGCCAGGACGGTGTGGAGCAGGGAAGGAGCGTGTTGGGATTTTCAACACAACATGGAAAGGATCGAGTCCAGGACGGGACTCCCAGGCAATGGAAAACCGGGATGTTGGCTGCTCAAAAGGATGCTGACCTAGTCAGTCCTTCTGCGGAAGGTGCGAAAAAAGGCGACAGGGTGACCTGGCGCCTTTTTTCTTTGTCTGCTTTCTGCTAGATTCCGCCGCAATTCTATACTGAATATAAATCGTCTGAGAGCAGAAAACATGAAGCAACCCGCACGCGCGCCACAGGATAAGAAACCGGCAGCAAAAACCCAGCGTAAAACGCGTGATGAATCCAACGCGGAAGCGCGCGATCGTAAGCGCGACAAGAAGCATCGCGGCAATGCCTCCGGCAGCCGTGCTAATCCGGTCACCGTTAACAAGAAGAGCGGCGAAAGCGCCGTCAGCAAAGATCCGCGCATTGGCAGCAAAAAGCCCATTGCCCTGGGTCCGGTGACTGCAGACGCTCAGCCCGCGAAGAAAGTGGCTAAAGTCGCTAAACC carries:
- the polA gene encoding DNA polymerase I — its product is MAQIAENPLILVDGSSYLYRAYHAFPPLTNSAGKPTGAMYGVLNMLRSLLLQYKPSHVAVVFDAKGKTFRDELFEAYKSHRPPMPDDLRAQIEPLHNMVRAMGLPLLAVSGVEADDVIGTLALEAGKKGKPVLISTGDKDMAQLVTPDITLINTMNNAILGPDEVVEKYGIPPELIIDFLALMGDASDNIPGVPGVGEKTAQALLQGLGGIKDIYANLDKVADLTFRGAKTMATKLEQNKEMALLSYQLATIKTDVELDLTSEQLTVNEPAVEELLGLFREYEFKRWITDLEEGKWLQGKKSHPAAQKALVEQVEEQVETTSTLSAEGYVTILDEETFESWLKQLKTSSLFAFDLETDSLDTLSANIVGISFAIEPGKAAYLPVAHDYLDAPAQLDRNSVLERLKPLLEDPALLKVGQNLKYDRGVLKNYDIELQGIKFDTMLESYALSSVGSRHDMDTLSSRWLNHKTVSFEEIAGKGKKQLTFNQIDLEQAAHYAAEDADVTLQLHLKMWPELEKEQGPKEVFENIEMPLLTVISRIERNGVLIDQGILAAHSKELTIRLAELEQKAHELAGEPFNLSSPKQLQTILFEKQGIKPTKKTPGGAPSTSEEVLAELALDYPLPKVILENRGLAKLKSTYTDKLPLMINPITGRVHTSYHQAVTATGRLSSTDPNLQNIPVRNEEGRRIRQAFIASKGHKIVAADYSQIELRIMAHLSQDKGLLSAFAEGMDIHRATAAEVFGMALDKVTGEQRRSAKAINFGLIYGMSAFGLSRQLNIGAGEAKKYMDLYFERYPGVLEYMESTRQQAAEKGYVSTLDGRRLYLPDINASNAMRRKAAERAAINAPMQGTAADIIKKAMIAVDGWLTPQSAPDVKMIMQVHDELVFEVKTSEVEAATAKIRDLMENSMKLDVPLQVDVGVGDNWEQAH
- the yihA gene encoding ribosome biogenesis GTP-binding protein YihA/YsxC, whose translation is MSGWNYHVTHFVTSAPDIRHLPADTGLEVAFAGRSNAGKSSALNTLTNQKSLARTSKTPGRTQLINLFQVAEGYRLVDLPGYGYAEVPEEMKLKWQRALAEYLRDRQCLKGLVVLMDIRHPLKDLDQQMILWAVQSGIQVLVLLTKADKLASGARKAQLNAVRETAKGFIGDVRVEMFSSLKKIGVDKLSDQLNTWFSELPPAVEDEEQEAPAE
- the yihI gene encoding Der GTPase-activating protein YihI, which gives rise to MKQPARAPQDKKPAAKTQRKTRDESNAEARDRKRDKKHRGNASGSRANPVTVNKKSGESAVSKDPRIGSKKPIALGPVTADAQPAKKVAKVAKPVEEKKVLLSPEEELAKLENDERLDTLLDRLEKGETLSAEDQAWLDQTLDRIDVLMEELGIALDDGAEDEQAEEDMYRLLKGGQ